One stretch of Dyella jiangningensis DNA includes these proteins:
- a CDS encoding alpha/beta hydrolase family protein: MRHSPGSWLLGLLVACSVGCPFNTSIASSGPVSVADVQTSVGSLDGVPYRIDIPVHWNGDLVVLMHGYEPKGVPRQNPWPRNEEAPVFLSRGYAVAASAFASQGWAVGDAVEDSEKLRESFIKQHGKPRHAYVVGFSLGGLEALAAIERHGPPYSGALSVCGVNVSAPEIIARGVVTPLVVFDAYFPGVLPDLADPASPAMIDQDRIQEALKSHPASAARLADRLQETSATLPGALMLDYMVLREIEQRAGGMPVDTMKTSYVEFADDGAFNGRVRRYKGSPSAMAYLADNVTLTGKVTAPVVLQRNTFDQTVPSRFDTVYPGLAKAAGNASKVTVLPTVGEGHCAFTHEQIGEAFDVLVEKGSEARSR; the protein is encoded by the coding sequence ATGCGTCACTCACCCGGAAGTTGGCTTCTCGGCCTGCTGGTGGCCTGTAGTGTCGGTTGCCCGTTCAACACGTCGATCGCTTCCTCCGGCCCGGTTTCCGTGGCGGACGTCCAAACGTCGGTGGGGTCACTTGATGGCGTCCCTTACCGCATCGACATACCCGTGCATTGGAACGGCGATCTGGTCGTGCTCATGCACGGTTACGAACCCAAGGGCGTGCCGCGCCAGAATCCATGGCCACGAAATGAAGAGGCACCCGTCTTTCTCTCCCGGGGCTATGCCGTTGCGGCCAGCGCGTTTGCGTCGCAGGGCTGGGCGGTAGGCGATGCGGTGGAGGACAGCGAGAAGCTCCGCGAGTCCTTCATCAAGCAACACGGGAAACCTCGCCACGCTTATGTGGTGGGTTTCTCGCTGGGTGGCCTGGAGGCATTGGCGGCCATCGAACGCCATGGTCCGCCATACAGCGGTGCTTTGTCGGTGTGCGGTGTGAATGTATCTGCGCCGGAGATCATTGCGCGTGGCGTGGTGACGCCTTTGGTCGTCTTTGATGCGTATTTCCCTGGCGTACTGCCGGATCTCGCCGATCCCGCATCTCCGGCCATGATCGACCAGGACCGCATCCAGGAAGCGCTGAAGAGCCACCCCGCCAGCGCCGCGCGGCTGGCGGATCGATTGCAGGAGACGAGTGCCACGTTGCCTGGAGCACTGATGCTCGACTACATGGTCCTGCGTGAGATCGAGCAACGCGCGGGTGGCATGCCTGTCGACACGATGAAGACCTCCTACGTCGAGTTCGCTGACGACGGCGCGTTCAATGGCAGGGTGCGCAGGTACAAGGGATCACCCTCGGCCATGGCGTATCTCGCCGACAACGTGACGTTGACGGGGAAGGTCACCGCGCCCGTCGTCTTGCAGCGGAATACGTTCGACCAGACGGTGCCTTCGCGCTTCGATACGGTCTACCCCGGGCTCGCAAAGGCTGCGGGTAACGCATCGAAGGTGACCGTGCTGCCAACCGTGGGGGAAGGGCACTGCGCGTTTACGCACGAACAGATTGGCGAGGCCTTTGACGTTCTTGTCGAAAAGGGGAGCGAGGCGAGAAGTCGTTGA
- a CDS encoding HigA family addiction module antitoxin: MCLIKLDPLMDFDSTVLLRSPGDILLNDHLRPRTMSIAWLARRTGISVSTLRQITRGERRINAEFALRLACVMDPTPAYWLVLQARYDLATVSAERGARRRTT; encoded by the coding sequence ATGTGCCTCATCAAACTCGATCCGCTGATGGACTTTGACTCCACGGTGCTGTTACGCAGCCCTGGCGACATCCTGTTGAACGACCATCTCCGCCCTCGCACCATGTCGATCGCCTGGCTGGCCCGTCGCACCGGCATCTCGGTGTCCACGTTGCGACAGATCACGCGGGGCGAGCGTCGCATCAACGCCGAGTTCGCCTTGCGCCTCGCCTGCGTGATGGACCCGACGCCGGCCTATTGGCTGGTGCTGCAGGCGCGCTACGACCTGGCGACGGTGAGCGCAGAGCGGGGCGCGCGGCGTCGAACCACGTAA
- a CDS encoding glutathione S-transferase family protein: protein MTITITAFERSPDGGMGLARDTRVRWALEEAGQPYEVRPVSFAAMKEPAHLAVHPFGQIPTYEEGDLVLFESGAIILHIATRHPGLLPQDANARARAIAWMFAAVNTVEPPILEIVTAKFTEGDKPWSKDRMPLIADRIRHRLGQLATRLGDAEWLDGAFSAGDLMMVSVLLRTRPSGILNEFPSLAAYVVRGEARPAYKRAFAAQLAFNTAQPAAG from the coding sequence ATGACCATCACCATTACCGCCTTTGAACGCTCGCCCGATGGCGGCATGGGGCTGGCGCGTGATACGCGCGTTCGCTGGGCGCTGGAGGAAGCGGGCCAGCCGTACGAGGTTCGTCCGGTGTCATTTGCCGCGATGAAGGAGCCGGCGCATTTGGCCGTCCATCCGTTCGGCCAGATCCCCACCTATGAGGAAGGCGATCTCGTGCTGTTCGAGTCCGGCGCGATCATTCTTCATATCGCCACGCGACACCCGGGCCTGTTGCCGCAAGACGCCAACGCACGGGCACGGGCGATCGCCTGGATGTTTGCCGCGGTCAACACCGTGGAACCACCCATTCTCGAGATCGTCACCGCCAAGTTCACGGAGGGAGACAAGCCGTGGAGCAAGGATCGGATGCCGCTGATCGCCGACCGCATCCGCCATCGGCTGGGTCAACTCGCCACGCGGCTGGGCGATGCCGAATGGCTGGATGGCGCGTTCAGCGCGGGTGACCTGATGATGGTGTCGGTGCTGCTCAGGACGAGGCCCTCTGGCATCCTCAACGAATTCCCCAGCCTGGCCGCCTACGTTGTCCGCGGCGAAGCCCGCCCCGCATACAAGCGGGCTTTTGCCGCGCAGTTGGCGTTCAACACGGCGCAGCCGGCTGCCGGCTGA
- a CDS encoding cold-shock protein produces the protein MSQAETGTVKWFNDAKGFGFISRDQGGDDVFVHFRSIQSSGFKSLAEGQKVSFNVTQGQRGLQAEQVQAI, from the coding sequence ATGTCCCAGGCAGAAACCGGTACAGTGAAGTGGTTCAACGATGCCAAGGGTTTTGGCTTCATCAGCCGCGACCAGGGCGGTGACGACGTGTTCGTGCACTTCCGCTCGATCCAGTCGTCCGGCTTCAAGAGCCTGGCCGAAGGCCAGAAGGTCTCGTTCAACGTGACCCAGGGCCAGCGCGGCTTGCAGGCAGAACAGGTACAGGCGATCTAA
- a CDS encoding YkgJ family cysteine cluster protein: MFVAMPNQTSSPKGGAKCSSCEAVCCRLTVVLQPEDRVPDYLTTYSPEGLHVMQRGKEGWCVALNSTNMNCGIYENRPSVCRRFVMNGPYCKAVRAEYSDPAAASARHASAA, encoded by the coding sequence ATGTTCGTCGCCATGCCCAATCAGACCAGCTCGCCCAAAGGCGGCGCAAAGTGTTCCTCGTGCGAAGCCGTTTGCTGCCGTCTCACGGTCGTACTGCAGCCTGAGGATCGCGTTCCCGACTACCTGACCACCTACTCGCCCGAGGGTTTGCACGTGATGCAACGTGGAAAGGAGGGATGGTGCGTCGCCTTGAACAGCACGAACATGAATTGCGGTATCTATGAGAACCGCCCCTCCGTGTGCCGTCGCTTCGTGATGAACGGGCCATACTGCAAAGCCGTCCGTGCAGAGTACAGCGACCCCGCGGCCGCCAGCGCTCGGCACGCATCGGCTGCATAG
- a CDS encoding PadR family transcriptional regulator produces MEDNASHLKKFQKELSAGTVSLVLLAVLGQSRQPMYGYQIAKRLEEVGEGVLSGKQSALYPVLRNLEAAGLLDSEVEPSVSGPPRRYYRITKPGREVLRDWVDAWNATRASVDAVLQGGV; encoded by the coding sequence GTGGAAGACAATGCCAGCCATCTGAAGAAATTCCAGAAGGAACTGTCGGCGGGCACTGTATCGCTGGTGCTGCTGGCGGTGCTCGGGCAGTCGCGGCAGCCGATGTATGGCTACCAGATCGCCAAGCGTCTGGAAGAAGTGGGGGAGGGCGTGCTGTCGGGGAAACAGAGCGCGCTCTATCCCGTATTGCGCAACCTGGAGGCCGCCGGGCTGCTCGATAGCGAGGTCGAGCCTTCCGTGAGCGGGCCGCCGCGACGCTATTACCGCATTACGAAGCCGGGGCGCGAGGTGTTGCGCGACTGGGTGGACGCCTGGAACGCCACGCGCGCTTCCGTCGATGCCGTCTTGCAAGGAGGGGTGTAA
- a CDS encoding sensor domain-containing protein translates to MNAPRTIAEYLRQLREALRGADPALIQDALYDAEEHLRAELAENPQRSEAEMLAHVVGSYGAPDEVADIYRDQEIKIQRALRPPPPPKRRSVLGRFFGVAADARTYGALFYMLLSLATGIFYFTWAVTGISLSASLSILIIGLPFIVLFFGSVRVLSLMEGRIVETMLGMRMPRRPVYPVQQLGLMKRIGRMFTDLHTWTTICYMWLMLPLGIVYFTLAVTLLSVSVAFIASPLALAVDRSQFGGLFLDGQPLINWGLGFHEVGWVDVTVLCMIGIVLLFATLHLARSLGIMHGHIAKVMLVPRDSE, encoded by the coding sequence ATGAACGCACCACGCACGATCGCCGAGTATCTCAGGCAGCTGCGCGAAGCGCTGCGCGGAGCGGACCCGGCGCTGATCCAGGATGCACTGTACGACGCGGAAGAACACCTCCGCGCCGAGCTGGCCGAAAACCCGCAACGCAGCGAAGCGGAGATGCTTGCCCATGTGGTGGGCAGCTATGGCGCGCCCGATGAAGTGGCGGACATCTATCGTGACCAGGAGATCAAGATCCAGCGTGCACTGCGTCCGCCGCCGCCGCCGAAGCGCCGCTCGGTGCTGGGCCGCTTCTTCGGTGTGGCCGCCGACGCACGCACCTATGGCGCGTTGTTCTACATGCTGCTGTCGCTGGCCACCGGCATCTTCTATTTCACCTGGGCGGTGACCGGCATTTCGCTGTCGGCCAGCCTGTCGATCCTGATCATCGGCCTGCCGTTCATCGTGCTGTTCTTCGGCAGCGTGCGCGTGCTGTCGCTGATGGAAGGACGCATCGTGGAGACCATGCTCGGCATGCGCATGCCGCGTCGTCCGGTGTATCCCGTGCAACAGCTGGGGCTGATGAAGCGCATCGGCCGCATGTTCACCGACCTGCATACGTGGACCACGATCTGCTACATGTGGCTGATGCTGCCGCTGGGCATCGTGTACTTCACGTTGGCGGTGACGCTGCTGAGCGTATCGGTCGCCTTCATCGCCTCGCCGCTCGCGCTTGCCGTCGACCGCAGCCAGTTCGGCGGCCTGTTCCTGGATGGCCAGCCGCTGATCAACTGGGGCCTGGGCTTCCACGAAGTGGGTTGGGTCGATGTGACCGTGCTGTGCATGATCGGCATCGTCCTCCTGTTCGCCACGCTGCATCTGGCACGCAGCCTCGGCATCATGCACGGCCACATCGCCAAGGTGATGCTGGTGCCGCGCGACAGTGAATGA
- a CDS encoding DUF1579 family protein, giving the protein MRMLDALAGDWAGDEEIATTRWGQGGPAKGFIHARAALGGRSLLQDYREERDGKIALQAHAVFVAGPEHDQYSLYWFDSYGFVPGAPAPGLWDGQRFTFVRSSPRGQTRHIYAPDGTDVLTLRLESSFDGGVSWERVMDGRYRRIGA; this is encoded by the coding sequence ATGAGGATGCTCGACGCATTGGCGGGTGATTGGGCCGGCGATGAGGAGATCGCCACCACGCGCTGGGGACAAGGCGGGCCGGCGAAGGGTTTCATTCACGCGCGGGCCGCGCTTGGCGGTCGCTCCCTGTTGCAGGACTACCGCGAAGAGCGGGACGGCAAGATCGCCCTGCAGGCACACGCGGTATTCGTTGCCGGCCCCGAGCATGACCAGTACAGCCTGTACTGGTTCGACAGTTACGGGTTCGTCCCTGGTGCACCGGCACCGGGCCTCTGGGACGGACAACGCTTCACATTCGTGCGCAGCTCGCCGCGCGGACAGACGCGTCACATCTATGCGCCCGACGGGACGGATGTGCTCACGCTGCGCCTCGAAAGCTCGTTCGATGGCGGTGTGAGCTGGGAGCGCGTGATGGATGGGCGTTATCGCCGTATAGGCGCCTAA
- a CDS encoding DUF1501 domain-containing protein: MNRRDFLRAATAAAMAAPAFSFSGRLFAAPASAPRFLLVFLRGGYDCNNLLVPYASDFYYESRPTLAIARPDAGNVNSAIALDSQWGLNPVLRDSIYPLWQKGQVAFVPFAGTDDLSRSHFETQDNIESGEPSGQRSDFRSGFMARLSGQMSSVPSIAFTDALPLTFQGGTRDIPNISLRGNTKSVFDTRQADILAGMYRNTSLASAASDGLELRQTVSKELQAEMMKANRGAPNAKNFAAETQRIATMMRDQYRLGFVDVGGWDTHVNQGNVTGGLANNLANLGKGLAAYADALGDEWNNTVVVVVSEFGRTFRENGNKGTDHGHGTVYWVLGGKVNGGRIAGEQVAINAQSLLQNRDYPVLTNYRDMLGGLLGRTWGLSGSQLQAVFPGARPRDLQLA; this comes from the coding sequence ATGAACCGTCGCGACTTTCTTCGTGCCGCAACCGCCGCGGCGATGGCCGCTCCGGCGTTTTCGTTCTCCGGCAGGCTGTTCGCTGCGCCGGCCAGTGCACCGCGATTCCTGCTCGTCTTCCTGCGCGGCGGCTACGACTGCAACAACCTGCTGGTTCCCTACGCCAGCGATTTCTACTACGAGTCACGACCGACCCTGGCGATCGCCCGGCCCGACGCGGGCAACGTCAACAGCGCCATCGCGCTCGACAGCCAATGGGGCCTCAATCCCGTCCTGCGCGATTCCATCTACCCGCTATGGCAGAAGGGCCAGGTAGCCTTCGTACCGTTCGCGGGCACCGATGATCTTTCGCGCAGCCATTTCGAAACGCAGGACAACATCGAGTCCGGCGAACCCAGCGGGCAGCGCAGCGATTTCCGCTCGGGCTTCATGGCGCGCCTTTCCGGCCAGATGAGCAGCGTGCCATCCATCGCCTTCACCGACGCGCTGCCACTCACCTTCCAGGGCGGCACGCGCGACATTCCCAACATTTCGTTGCGCGGCAACACCAAGTCCGTGTTCGACACGCGACAGGCCGACATTCTCGCCGGCATGTACAGAAACACCTCGCTCGCCTCGGCCGCCTCGGACGGCCTGGAACTTCGCCAGACCGTCTCGAAGGAGCTGCAGGCCGAAATGATGAAGGCCAACCGCGGCGCCCCCAACGCGAAGAATTTCGCCGCGGAAACACAGCGCATCGCCACCATGATGCGCGACCAGTATCGCCTCGGCTTCGTCGATGTCGGCGGCTGGGATACGCATGTGAACCAGGGCAACGTCACCGGTGGCCTCGCCAACAATCTCGCCAACCTCGGCAAGGGGCTGGCGGCGTACGCCGACGCGCTGGGCGACGAATGGAACAACACGGTCGTCGTAGTCGTGTCCGAGTTCGGCCGTACGTTCCGCGAGAACGGCAACAAGGGAACCGACCACGGCCATGGCACGGTCTACTGGGTGTTGGGTGGCAAGGTGAACGGCGGGCGCATTGCCGGTGAGCAGGTCGCCATCAATGCGCAGAGCCTGCTGCAGAACCGCGACTATCCCGTGCTCACCAATTACCGCGACATGCTGGGTGGCCTGTTGGGACGGACGTGGGGGTTGTCGGGCAGCCAGCTGCAAGCCGTTTTCCCTGGCGCACGACCGCGCGATCTGCAGCTGGCCTAG
- a CDS encoding DUF1800 domain-containing protein has product MRVVLKSIFGSLLPSLATVALVFAIGPGAAMARAPSPLSQDDVAWLRRDGFDLDSATVARYRDLGRSRFLDRQLDDRDGDAMPPQITSLIDSYEVVNTPTEQLLANLRDEQEKIKAMPDGDDKTAAKKAQQEHANLLLQQAQQIELLHAIYGPNQLKEQMVWFWLNHFSVYGAKGRVRWVAADYAQNAIRPHALGKFRDLVMATLQSPAMMEFLDNAQNAKGHVNENYARELMELHTLGVNSGYTQQDVQQLALILTGSGVAPLRERPMLDRHPRVAAQFVRNGLFEFNPMRHDYSDKVLLGQKIKGSGFHEVEQAVDLITRQPACAQFISRKLAAYFVADDPPPALVAKMARTFQRTDGDIADVLRTMLESKELSASYGKKFKDPMQFVVSSVRVAYDGKPIVNARPLINWLNQLGEPVFGRLTPDGWPLDASGWSSSGQMAKRFEIAGAIGTGNNRLLTPEGLPRNGGDFPMLTTRLYYDTFDPYLSTATRDALAKATSQQEWNTFLLSSPDFNYR; this is encoded by the coding sequence ATGCGCGTAGTCCTGAAGTCCATCTTCGGTTCGCTCCTGCCTTCGCTGGCTACCGTCGCGCTGGTCTTCGCCATCGGCCCAGGCGCGGCGATGGCCCGCGCCCCCAGCCCACTCTCACAGGACGACGTCGCGTGGCTGCGCCGCGACGGCTTCGACCTGGACAGCGCCACGGTGGCCCGCTACCGCGACCTCGGTCGCTCGCGTTTCCTCGACCGGCAGCTGGACGACAGGGACGGCGATGCCATGCCGCCCCAGATCACCTCGCTGATCGACAGCTACGAAGTGGTGAACACCCCCACCGAACAGTTGCTTGCCAACCTTCGCGACGAGCAGGAGAAGATCAAGGCGATGCCCGACGGCGACGACAAGACCGCCGCCAAGAAAGCGCAACAGGAACACGCCAACCTGCTGCTGCAACAGGCGCAGCAGATCGAACTGCTGCACGCCATCTACGGCCCGAACCAGCTGAAGGAACAGATGGTGTGGTTCTGGCTCAACCATTTCAGCGTGTACGGCGCCAAGGGACGCGTGCGCTGGGTGGCCGCCGACTACGCACAGAACGCGATTCGGCCGCATGCGCTGGGCAAGTTCCGCGACCTGGTGATGGCAACGCTGCAGAGCCCGGCGATGATGGAATTTCTCGACAACGCCCAGAACGCCAAGGGTCATGTCAACGAAAACTACGCCCGGGAACTGATGGAACTGCATACCCTGGGCGTGAACTCCGGCTACACGCAGCAGGACGTGCAACAGCTCGCGCTGATCCTCACCGGTTCCGGCGTGGCGCCGTTGCGCGAACGGCCGATGCTGGACCGCCATCCGCGCGTCGCTGCCCAGTTCGTGCGCAACGGCCTGTTCGAATTCAATCCGATGCGCCACGACTACAGTGACAAGGTGCTGCTCGGCCAGAAGATCAAGGGCTCGGGTTTCCATGAGGTCGAGCAGGCGGTCGACCTCATCACACGCCAGCCTGCATGCGCGCAGTTCATCTCCCGCAAGCTCGCCGCCTATTTCGTCGCGGACGATCCACCGCCTGCGTTGGTGGCGAAAATGGCGCGTACGTTCCAGCGCACCGATGGCGACATCGCCGACGTGCTGCGCACGATGCTGGAATCGAAAGAGCTCTCTGCCAGCTACGGCAAGAAGTTCAAGGACCCGATGCAGTTCGTGGTGTCCTCGGTGCGCGTGGCCTACGACGGCAAGCCGATCGTCAATGCCAGGCCTCTGATCAACTGGCTCAACCAGCTCGGCGAACCGGTGTTTGGCCGTCTGACGCCTGACGGCTGGCCGCTGGATGCGAGCGGATGGTCGAGCTCCGGACAGATGGCCAAACGCTTCGAGATCGCCGGCGCCATCGGCACCGGCAACAACCGCCTGCTGACGCCGGAAGGCCTGCCACGGAACGGCGGCGATTTCCCGATGCTCACCACGCGCCTCTATTACGACACGTTCGACCCTTACCTGAGCACAGCCACGCGTGATGCGCTGGCCAAGGCCACCTCGCAGCAGGAATGGAACACCTTCCTGCTCTCCTCGCCCGACTTCAACTATCGCTGA
- a CDS encoding class I SAM-dependent DNA methyltransferase yields the protein MPKIYDRAYFDKWYRHPDHSVASPAELRRKVTMAVAQAEYYLGRPIRSVLDVGCGEGVWRAPLRALRPDVHYQGLDASEYVVARYGRRRNIGLARFGQLEHLRFDYRFDLIVCSDVLHYLKPVEIRAGLVGISDMLEGVAFLEVFTSRDGVDGDLEGFHSRAPSWYLRAFGEAGLLPCGSHCYLGPRLDRRIAALERAQLS from the coding sequence GTGCCCAAGATTTACGACCGCGCCTATTTCGACAAGTGGTATCGCCACCCCGATCATTCGGTCGCTTCGCCGGCGGAATTGCGGCGCAAGGTGACGATGGCGGTGGCGCAGGCGGAGTACTACCTCGGGCGCCCCATACGTAGCGTACTCGACGTCGGGTGCGGCGAAGGCGTATGGCGCGCGCCGCTGCGAGCCCTGCGGCCCGACGTGCATTACCAGGGGCTGGATGCGAGCGAATACGTGGTGGCCCGCTATGGACGCCGCCGCAATATTGGCCTGGCGCGCTTCGGGCAACTGGAACATCTTCGCTTCGACTACCGTTTCGACCTGATCGTCTGCTCGGACGTGCTGCATTACCTCAAGCCCGTCGAGATCCGTGCTGGCCTGGTGGGTATCAGCGACATGCTCGAAGGCGTGGCGTTTCTCGAAGTGTTTACCAGTCGCGATGGTGTCGATGGCGACCTGGAAGGGTTTCACTCGCGCGCGCCGTCCTGGTACCTGCGCGCCTTTGGCGAGGCCGGCTTGCTGCCCTGCGGCTCGCACTGCTACCTGGGTCCTCGCCTGGATCGCCGCATCGCCGCGCTGGAGCGGGCGCAGTTGTCCTAG
- a CDS encoding DUF3472 domain-containing protein, translating to MRQLASSFLGLLMLLHADISAAQDAASTVPLGGNAYITQASPTQDETIADDGLHNWDSPKTVVSVYFDVQQAGQLQLSLVGVLNGASHSTVKVSIGDQTKLVQLSSTAPPLFPVGNFSIDKPGYVKVDLQGIATDGGYFGDISGLQIAGPATAAGTVYANDPANFYWLRRGPSVHLGFTVPADTEYFYSEITVPEGQDPIGSYYMANGFNVGYFGMQVNSATERRILFSVWDSPTGNTTLVKQGPGVTIASFGGEGTGGQSYLRYHWVAGETYRFLTRAQPDGSGNTLFTSWFSSASAQGNCSDQNDKGRCDWKLIATWKYAGTSTYLRGVYSFLESFDPERGYIGRGATYGNQWAISSTGEWKEITSAYFDVDPTGLNKQRLDFAGGNTGSQFYLRNDGFFSNSTTSGQTFTRPTTSNHPDLNLQNLP from the coding sequence ATGCGACAACTTGCAAGCAGTTTTCTAGGGCTGTTGATGCTGTTACACGCGGATATATCCGCGGCGCAGGATGCGGCCAGCACCGTGCCATTGGGCGGCAACGCCTATATCACCCAAGCCTCGCCCACGCAGGACGAAACCATCGCCGACGACGGCCTTCACAACTGGGATTCTCCCAAGACCGTGGTCAGCGTCTATTTCGATGTGCAGCAGGCTGGGCAGCTGCAGCTGTCATTGGTCGGTGTATTGAACGGTGCCAGCCATAGCACGGTGAAAGTCTCCATCGGCGACCAGACGAAACTGGTGCAACTGAGCAGCACCGCGCCGCCGCTCTTCCCGGTGGGCAACTTCAGCATCGACAAGCCCGGCTACGTGAAGGTCGACCTGCAAGGCATCGCCACCGACGGTGGTTACTTCGGCGATATCTCGGGGCTGCAGATCGCAGGCCCGGCGACGGCGGCCGGTACCGTCTATGCCAATGATCCCGCGAACTTCTATTGGTTGCGACGAGGCCCATCAGTGCATCTTGGCTTCACGGTACCCGCCGATACCGAGTACTTCTACAGCGAGATCACCGTGCCCGAAGGCCAGGATCCGATCGGCTCGTACTACATGGCCAACGGATTCAACGTGGGCTACTTCGGCATGCAGGTGAATTCGGCGACCGAGCGCCGGATCCTGTTCTCGGTGTGGGACTCACCCACCGGAAACACCACCCTGGTGAAGCAAGGACCGGGCGTCACCATCGCCAGCTTCGGTGGCGAAGGCACCGGCGGCCAGAGTTATCTGCGCTATCACTGGGTTGCCGGCGAAACGTACCGCTTTCTCACGCGTGCCCAACCTGACGGCAGCGGCAATACCCTGTTCACTTCGTGGTTCAGCAGCGCCAGCGCGCAGGGCAACTGCAGCGACCAGAACGACAAGGGTCGTTGCGACTGGAAACTCATTGCCACGTGGAAGTACGCAGGCACGTCGACCTACCTGCGTGGCGTCTATTCCTTCCTTGAATCCTTCGACCCCGAGCGCGGCTACATCGGGCGCGGCGCGACGTATGGCAACCAGTGGGCGATCAGCTCCACCGGCGAATGGAAGGAAATCACCTCAGCCTATTTCGATGTGGATCCGACCGGGCTGAACAAGCAGCGCCTCGACTTCGCCGGCGGCAATACCGGTAGCCAGTTCTATCTGCGCAACGACGGCTTCTTCAGCAACTCCACCACCTCGGGCCAGACCTTCACGCGTCCGACCACCAGCAATCACCCTGATCTGAACCTGCAAAACCTGCCCTGA
- a CDS encoding carbohydrate porin: MKNTRILLAACLMAAPLMAHADEDKLFIPQWLGAQYTFVDQHQYSLHSPYQSELSLRPQGDTKRSHTFGAYFGVNLPLHLQFYFDVEMFKGEGVSGATGLGGLTNGDVIRSGTAGLPKKPYVARRYLRWSLPLGDETDDVERGQDQLPGKEATHRVDVKVGKMAVSDDFDKNRYANGTRTQFMDWSLFNNTAWDFAADTRGYTDGVMIAWVNPTWTLRYGIYRMPYEANGQKLVSSLGDSNGQQVELTLQPQADGWALRFLAFRNEARMGIYRDAIAAALATGQRPDILADDAPGRHKYGFTVNGELPLADHGDTGLFMRAGWNDGRTESFVFTEVDRSLSGGFQLSGAHWARPDDHLSIAVAIDGLSPEHREYLALGGQGFVLGDGRLNYGREEIVEAYYSYSPIKHLTLSPDIQYIRHPGYNRDRGPARFVALRAHLEI, encoded by the coding sequence ATGAAGAACACGCGTATCCTGCTGGCCGCCTGCCTGATGGCCGCACCGCTGATGGCCCATGCCGATGAAGACAAGCTCTTCATCCCGCAGTGGCTTGGCGCGCAATACACCTTCGTCGACCAGCACCAGTACTCGCTGCACTCGCCTTATCAAAGTGAGCTGAGCCTGCGTCCGCAGGGCGACACCAAGCGCTCGCACACCTTCGGCGCCTACTTCGGCGTCAACCTGCCCCTGCACCTGCAGTTCTACTTCGACGTGGAGATGTTCAAGGGCGAAGGCGTCTCCGGCGCCACCGGCCTGGGCGGCCTCACCAACGGCGACGTGATCCGCTCAGGTACCGCCGGCCTGCCCAAGAAGCCCTATGTCGCGCGACGCTACCTGCGCTGGTCGCTGCCGTTGGGTGACGAGACCGACGACGTCGAGCGTGGCCAGGACCAGCTGCCGGGCAAGGAAGCCACGCACCGCGTCGATGTGAAAGTCGGCAAGATGGCCGTGAGCGACGACTTCGACAAGAACCGCTATGCCAACGGCACGCGCACGCAGTTCATGGACTGGTCGCTGTTCAACAACACCGCCTGGGATTTCGCCGCCGATACGCGCGGCTACACCGACGGCGTGATGATCGCGTGGGTCAACCCCACGTGGACGCTGCGCTACGGCATCTATCGCATGCCGTACGAAGCGAATGGCCAGAAGCTCGTGTCCTCGCTCGGCGATTCCAACGGGCAGCAGGTCGAGCTCACCTTGCAGCCGCAGGCCGACGGCTGGGCGCTGCGTTTCCTCGCCTTCCGCAATGAAGCGCGCATGGGCATCTATCGCGATGCCATCGCCGCCGCACTCGCCACCGGGCAGCGGCCCGACATCCTGGCCGATGATGCGCCCGGTCGCCACAAGTACGGCTTCACCGTGAATGGCGAGCTTCCTCTTGCCGACCACGGCGACACCGGACTTTTCATGCGCGCAGGCTGGAACGATGGCCGCACGGAATCGTTCGTGTTCACCGAAGTGGATCGATCGCTGAGCGGCGGCTTCCAGCTCTCGGGCGCGCATTGGGCGAGGCCGGACGACCATCTTTCCATCGCGGTGGCGATCGATGGGCTGTCGCCCGAGCATCGCGAGTATCTTGCGCTGGGAGGCCAAGGCTTCGTGCTCGGCGACGGACGCCTCAACTATGGCCGCGAGGAGATCGTCGAGGCGTACTACAGCTACTCGCCGATCAAGCACCTCACGCTCAGCCCCGACATCCAATACATCCGCCACCCCGGCTACAACCGCGACCGCGGCCCCGCGCGATTCGTGGCATTGCGGGCGCACCTGGAAATCTGA